A single region of the Pseudomonas granadensis genome encodes:
- a CDS encoding AI-2E family transporter, whose product MFKVLRDWIQRYFSDEEAVVLAVLLFLAFTAVLTLGGMLAPVLAGMVLAYLMQGLVVTLERMRVPGGVAVGLVFALFMGALMLFIVVVLPLLWHQLITLFNELPGMLAKWQSLLLLLPERYPHLVSDEQVLQAIEAARGEIGKFGQWALTFSLSSLPLLVNIMIYLVLVPILVFFFLKDRAMIGEWVRGYLPRERALITRVAQEMNRQIANYIRGKGIEIVICGGVTYIAFIALGLNYAALLALLVGLSVVVPYVGAVVVTVPVLLIALFQWGWSDQFIYLMAVYGIIQTLDGNVLVPLLFSEAVNLHPVAIICAVLLFGGLWGFWGVFFAIPLATLFKAVLDAWPRKEPVVAPLL is encoded by the coding sequence ATGTTCAAAGTGTTGCGCGACTGGATTCAGCGCTATTTTTCCGATGAGGAAGCGGTGGTGCTGGCGGTGCTGCTGTTTCTCGCCTTCACTGCGGTGCTCACCCTCGGCGGCATGCTTGCGCCAGTGTTGGCCGGCATGGTGCTGGCTTATCTGATGCAGGGGCTGGTGGTCACGCTGGAGCGAATGCGCGTGCCTGGCGGTGTCGCGGTGGGTTTGGTGTTTGCGCTGTTCATGGGCGCGCTGATGCTGTTCATCGTCGTCGTGTTGCCGCTGCTCTGGCATCAGTTGATCACCCTGTTCAACGAACTGCCGGGCATGCTCGCCAAGTGGCAATCGCTGCTGTTGTTGCTGCCGGAGCGCTATCCGCATCTGGTATCCGATGAGCAAGTGCTGCAAGCGATCGAGGCGGCGCGCGGCGAGATCGGCAAGTTCGGCCAGTGGGCGCTGACTTTCTCGCTATCGAGTCTGCCGCTGCTGGTGAACATCATGATTTACCTGGTGCTGGTGCCGATTCTGGTGTTTTTCTTCCTTAAAGACCGGGCGATGATCGGTGAGTGGGTGCGTGGGTATTTGCCCCGTGAGCGCGCACTGATTACCCGCGTTGCGCAGGAAATGAACCGACAGATCGCCAATTACATCCGCGGTAAAGGTATCGAAATCGTCATTTGCGGTGGCGTGACCTACATCGCTTTTATCGCGCTCGGTCTCAACTACGCGGCGCTGCTGGCGTTGCTGGTGGGCCTGTCGGTGGTGGTGCCGTATGTCGGTGCGGTGGTGGTGACTGTTCCGGTCCTGCTGATTGCTTTGTTCCAGTGGGGCTGGAGCGATCAGTTCATCTATCTGATGGCGGTTTACGGAATCATTCAGACGCTGGACGGCAACGTGCTGGTGCCGCTGCTATTTTCGGAGGCGGTCAACCTGCACCCGGTAGCGATCATCTGCGCGGTGCTGCTGTTTGGCGGGCTGTGGGGATTCTGGGGCGTGTTCTTTGCGATTCCACTGGCGACGCTGTTCAAGGCTGTGCTCGACGCATGGCCACGAAAAGAGCCGGTGGTGGCGCCGCTGCTTTAG
- a CDS encoding peroxiredoxin: MAVVIDRPVADFEAPATSGQTVSLAALKGQQVVIYFYPKDSTPGCTTEGQGFRDRYAAFKAANTEIFGISRDSLKSHENFKCKQEFPFELISDKDEAVCQLFDVIKLKKLYGKEYLGVDRSTFLIDKDGVLRQEWRGVKVPGHVDAVLAAAQALNKA; encoded by the coding sequence ATGGCTGTTGTCATCGACCGACCGGTTGCCGATTTCGAAGCACCTGCCACCAGCGGGCAAACCGTCAGCCTGGCAGCGCTCAAGGGCCAGCAAGTGGTGATCTACTTCTATCCGAAGGACAGCACCCCGGGCTGCACCACCGAAGGTCAGGGTTTTCGCGATCGATACGCCGCGTTCAAGGCTGCCAACACGGAGATCTTTGGCATCTCCCGCGACAGCCTGAAGTCACACGAGAACTTCAAGTGCAAGCAGGAGTTTCCGTTCGAGCTGATCAGCGACAAGGACGAAGCCGTCTGCCAGTTGTTCGACGTGATCAAGTTGAAGAAGCTGTACGGCAAGGAATACCTGGGCGTTGATCGCAGCACCTTTCTGATCGACAAGGATGGAGTGCTGCGTCAGGAATGGCGTGGTGTAAAGGTGCCGGGGCATGTGGATGCGGTTCTGGCTGCTGCACAGGCCTTGAATAAAGCCTGA
- a CDS encoding glycine cleavage system protein R, whose protein sequence is MSTPTVREQFLVISALGANPMELTNVLCRASHENRCAVVTSRLTRHGECSALVLEISGSWDALARLEGSLPGLAKKHAFTVNVVRSAPLENRPQALPYVAYVSSAYRPDIINELCQFFMDHNVELENLTCDTYQAPQTGGTMLNATFTVTLPAGTQISWLRDQFLDFSDAMNLDALIEPWRPQNPM, encoded by the coding sequence ATGTCCACCCCCACAGTTCGCGAACAATTCCTTGTCATCAGTGCTCTCGGCGCCAACCCGATGGAGCTGACCAACGTGCTGTGCCGCGCCAGCCATGAAAATCGCTGCGCCGTGGTGACTTCGCGCCTGACTCGCCACGGTGAGTGCAGTGCGCTGGTTCTCGAGATTTCCGGGAGCTGGGACGCCCTCGCGCGCCTCGAAGGCAGCCTGCCCGGCCTCGCCAAGAAACACGCATTCACGGTCAACGTGGTGCGCAGCGCACCGCTGGAAAACCGCCCACAGGCATTGCCGTATGTGGCTTACGTCAGTTCGGCGTATCGCCCGGACATCATCAATGAGTTGTGCCAGTTCTTCATGGACCACAACGTCGAGCTGGAAAACCTGACCTGCGACACCTATCAGGCACCACAGACCGGCGGCACCATGCTTAACGCCACGTTCACCGTGACGCTGCCGGCCGGCACCCAGATCAGCTGGCTGCGCGATCAGTTCCTCGATTTCTCCGATGCGATGAATCTGGATGCACTGATCGAGCCTTGGCGCCCACAAAACCCAATGTAA
- the dapA gene encoding 4-hydroxy-tetrahydrodipicolinate synthase, with protein MIAGSMVALVTPMDAQGRLDWDSLSKLVDFHLKNGTHAIVAVGTTGESATLDVDEHIAVIKAVVKQVAGRIPVIAGTGANSTREAVELTRNAKEAGADACLLVVPYYNKPTQEGLYQHFKHIAEAVDIPQILYNVPGRTSCDMQAETVIRLSTVPNIIGIKEATGDLTRAKAIIDGVSKDFIVLSGDDPTAVELILLGGKGNISVTANVAPREMADLCEAALKGDADTARAINEKLMPLHKDLFIEANPIPVKWALVEMGLMHEGIRLPLTWLSTPCHETLRTALRQCSVLV; from the coding sequence ATGATTGCGGGCAGTATGGTGGCACTGGTCACTCCCATGGATGCACAAGGGCGTCTTGACTGGGACAGCCTCAGCAAACTCGTGGACTTCCACCTCAAGAACGGCACCCATGCCATTGTCGCGGTCGGTACTACCGGCGAGTCGGCAACCCTTGATGTAGACGAACACATCGCCGTGATCAAAGCCGTGGTCAAACAGGTTGCCGGGCGCATTCCGGTCATCGCCGGTACTGGCGCCAACTCGACCCGCGAAGCCGTCGAATTGACCCGCAACGCCAAGGAAGCCGGCGCCGACGCCTGCCTGCTGGTTGTTCCTTATTACAACAAGCCGACCCAGGAAGGTCTGTACCAGCACTTCAAGCACATCGCTGAAGCGGTCGACATTCCACAGATTCTCTACAACGTTCCCGGCCGCACCTCCTGCGACATGCAGGCCGAGACCGTGATTCGCCTGTCCACCGTGCCGAACATCATCGGTATCAAGGAAGCCACCGGCGACCTGACGCGTGCCAAGGCGATCATCGATGGCGTGAGCAAGGATTTCATCGTGTTGTCCGGCGATGATCCGACCGCTGTCGAACTGATCCTGCTGGGCGGCAAAGGCAACATCTCGGTGACCGCCAACGTCGCGCCGCGTGAAATGGCCGACCTGTGCGAGGCCGCGCTCAAGGGCGATGCCGACACCGCACGCGCAATCAACGAAAAACTGATGCCGCTGCACAAAGACCTGTTCATCGAAGCCAACCCGATTCCGGTGAAATGGGCTCTGGTCGAAATGGGCCTGATGCACGAAGGCATCCGCCTGCCACTGACCTGGCTGAGCACACCTTGTCACGAAACGCTTCGCACGGCCCTGCGCCAGTGCAGCGTCCTGGTTTAA
- the bamC gene encoding outer membrane protein assembly factor BamC, with product MKRMAGLSALALIISSTSGCGWVWGPEGYFRDRGSDYLQAQQTAPMQLPPDVNTSKRLDPLLPIPRNVADDTAKGEYIVPRPQPLSAVADASDYSLQKSGDSRWVVAQHPPAEVWPVALQFFQDNGFRLDEQRPQTGEFTTTWQHSDELSASMAKRLSAAGIASDSETRVRVRIEPGVQRNTSEIYVVSAERPAGSTADVAFTNRSVNTGLDAALVDDMLASMSRTSEKGGSVSMLASRDFDAPSRVSLSEDGSGNPVLNVGTDLDRAWSSVGRALEQGEWRVEDINRSLGLYYINLAEKAEKKDDKPGFFSSLFGSAPSKEEVEARAERYQVRLSKVGENIQVTVEKNINTVAPADVARKVLSVIQDNLG from the coding sequence ATGAAGCGAATGGCCGGACTTTCCGCACTTGCCTTGATTATCTCCAGCACCAGCGGCTGCGGATGGGTCTGGGGGCCGGAAGGTTATTTCCGCGACCGTGGTAGCGATTACCTGCAAGCGCAACAGACTGCACCGATGCAATTGCCACCGGATGTGAACACCTCCAAGCGTCTCGATCCGCTGTTGCCGATCCCGCGCAACGTTGCTGATGACACCGCCAAGGGCGAATACATCGTGCCGCGTCCGCAGCCGTTGTCCGCCGTGGCCGATGCCAGCGATTACTCGCTGCAGAAGAGCGGCGACTCGCGTTGGGTCGTGGCCCAGCATCCGCCGGCCGAAGTCTGGCCAGTGGCGCTGCAGTTCTTCCAGGACAACGGTTTCCGCCTGGATGAACAGCGTCCGCAGACCGGCGAGTTCACCACTACCTGGCAGCATTCCGATGAGCTGTCGGCATCGATGGCCAAGCGCCTGAGCGCGGCCGGTATCGCCAGCGACAGCGAAACCCGCGTGCGTGTGCGCATCGAACCGGGCGTGCAGCGCAACACCAGTGAGATCTACGTGGTCAGCGCCGAGCGTCCTGCCGGCAGCACCGCCGATGTCGCCTTCACCAATCGTTCGGTCAACACCGGCCTGGACGCTGCGCTGGTCGACGACATGCTCGCGAGCATGAGCCGTACGTCCGAGAAGGGCGGTTCGGTATCGATGCTGGCTTCGCGTGATTTCGACGCGCCAAGCCGTGTCAGCCTCAGCGAAGATGGCAGCGGCAACCCGGTATTGAACGTCGGCACCGACCTGGACCGTGCCTGGTCGAGCGTTGGCCGTGCATTGGAACAGGGCGAATGGCGCGTTGAAGACATCAACCGCAGCCTGGGCCTGTACTACATCAACCTGGCCGAAAAAGCCGAGAAGAAAGACGACAAGCCAGGCTTCTTCAGCAGCCTGTTCGGCAGCGCGCCGAGCAAGGAAGAAGTGGAAGCCCGTGCCGAGCGTTATCAGGTGCGCCTGAGCAAGGTCGGCGAGAACATTCAGGTGACCGTCGAGAAGAACATCAACACCGTCGCGCCAGCTGATGTGGCGCGTAAAGTGCTGAGCGTGATTCAGGACAATCTGGGCTGA
- a CDS encoding MBL fold metallo-hydrolase encodes MRFAVLGSGSQGNGTLIASADTYVLVDCGFSLRETEKRLLRLGVHPAQLSAILVTHEHADHVHGVGLLSRRYNLPVYLSRGTLRGMRKPLEPAGFLAGGEQLQIGALNVGVIAVAHDAQEPTQYVFSDQEQRRFGLLTDLGSYCERVLDNYRDLDALMIESNHCRDMLARGHYPYFLKQRVGGELGHLNNHQAAFLVAELGWQGLQHLVLAHLSSKNNLPQLARQCFVDTLGCDPDWLQLADQDSGLDWRHIA; translated from the coding sequence ATGCGTTTTGCCGTTCTCGGCAGCGGTAGCCAAGGGAACGGCACGCTGATCGCCAGTGCTGATACGTACGTGCTGGTGGATTGTGGTTTTTCCCTGCGGGAAACCGAAAAACGCCTGTTGCGCCTGGGTGTTCACCCGGCGCAACTGAGCGCGATACTCGTGACCCACGAACATGCCGACCACGTGCATGGCGTGGGTTTGCTGTCTCGGCGCTACAATCTGCCGGTCTACCTCAGTCGCGGCACACTGCGCGGGATGCGCAAACCGCTCGAGCCGGCAGGCTTTCTGGCCGGTGGCGAGCAGCTGCAAATCGGTGCGCTGAACGTCGGGGTCATTGCCGTGGCCCATGATGCGCAGGAACCGACCCAGTATGTCTTCAGCGATCAGGAACAGCGGCGCTTCGGTCTGCTCACCGACCTGGGATCGTACTGCGAGCGGGTGCTGGACAATTATCGGGACCTCGATGCATTGATGATCGAGTCCAACCATTGCCGCGACATGCTGGCGCGCGGTCATTACCCGTACTTTCTCAAGCAGCGGGTGGGCGGTGAGCTGGGACATTTGAACAACCATCAGGCGGCATTCCTGGTGGCCGAGTTGGGCTGGCAGGGCTTGCAACACCTGGTCCTGGCCCATCTGAGCAGCAAGAACAACCTGCCGCAGCTGGCCCGGCAATGTTTTGTCGACACCCTCGGGTGCGACCCGGACTGGCTGCAACTGGCCGATCAAGATTCAGGGCTCGACTGGCGCCACATCGCCTAG
- the purC gene encoding phosphoribosylaminoimidazolesuccinocarboxamide synthase, which yields MEKREELYRGKAKSVYKTDDADRLILLFRNDTSAFDGKRIEQLDRKGMVNNKFNAFIMQKLEAAGIPTQFDKLLADNEVLVKKLDMIPVECVVRNYAAGSLVKRLGVEEGMKLNPYTFELFLKDDAKGDPFINESHVVAFGWGTAEQLARMKELSLKVNEVLTKLFDDAGLLLVDFKLEFGVFSDGSIVLGDEFSPDGCRLWDKDTKKKMDKDRFRQGLGDVIEAYEEVANRLGVPL from the coding sequence ATGGAAAAACGTGAAGAACTCTACCGCGGCAAAGCCAAATCGGTTTACAAGACCGACGACGCTGACCGCTTGATCCTGCTGTTTCGCAACGACACCTCGGCGTTCGACGGCAAGCGCATCGAGCAGCTTGACCGCAAAGGCATGGTCAACAACAAGTTCAACGCCTTCATCATGCAGAAACTCGAAGCGGCCGGCATCCCGACCCAATTCGACAAACTGCTGGCTGACAACGAAGTCCTGGTGAAGAAACTCGACATGATCCCGGTCGAGTGCGTCGTGCGTAACTACGCCGCCGGTAGCCTGGTCAAGCGTCTGGGCGTTGAAGAGGGCATGAAGCTCAATCCATACACCTTCGAACTGTTCCTCAAGGACGACGCCAAGGGCGACCCGTTCATCAACGAATCCCACGTCGTGGCATTCGGTTGGGGCACCGCCGAGCAACTGGCGCGTATGAAAGAATTGTCGCTGAAGGTCAACGAAGTACTGACCAAGCTGTTCGACGACGCAGGTCTGCTGCTGGTCGACTTCAAGCTTGAATTCGGCGTATTCAGCGACGGCTCCATCGTCCTCGGCGACGAATTCAGCCCGGACGGCTGCCGTCTGTGGGACAAGGACACCAAGAAGAAGATGGACAAGGACCGCTTCCGTCAGGGCCTCGGTGATGTCATCGAAGCCTACGAAGAAGTCGCCAATCGTCTGGGTGTACCGCTTTAA
- a CDS encoding addiction module antidote protein, which yields MNDTKFNAEDMPILDLDASKTGRYEASRFLDTPEVISAYLSESMRAQDPHLLMQALAEVAKARGVNKVAEDAGINRESLYKSFKGGAHTRFETINRLMRALGVELTVQPIPTNSAAPSIPSAEPAMASPRSPAIKKADTAKRPRKTASIAEVKTGARAIKSKDRAAMA from the coding sequence ATGAACGACACGAAATTCAACGCTGAGGATATGCCTATCCTTGACCTCGATGCTTCCAAAACCGGTCGCTACGAAGCTTCACGCTTTCTCGATACTCCTGAAGTTATAAGCGCCTATCTTTCAGAAAGCATGAGGGCACAAGACCCGCACCTGCTGATGCAAGCGTTGGCCGAAGTTGCCAAAGCAAGAGGCGTGAACAAGGTTGCCGAAGACGCAGGAATTAATCGTGAGAGCCTGTACAAATCATTCAAGGGGGGCGCTCACACACGATTTGAGACGATCAACAGATTGATGCGTGCGCTGGGTGTAGAACTCACCGTTCAACCAATCCCAACAAACAGTGCAGCGCCGTCGATACCTTCGGCGGAGCCTGCTATGGCTTCACCGCGTTCACCTGCTATAAAAAAAGCTGATACGGCGAAAAGGCCACGCAAAACTGCATCAATTGCCGAGGTAAAAACAGGCGCTCGAGCTATCAAGAGCAAAGACCGCGCTGCCATGGCATAA
- a CDS encoding YegP family protein, which translates to MYFEIYRQSRGTPRTGQGQWRWRLRAGNHETIASGESYVNKADCLHVIGLIKAVQGETPVKEI; encoded by the coding sequence ATGTATTTCGAGATTTACAGGCAATCCAGGGGCACCCCCCGCACCGGCCAGGGACAATGGCGCTGGAGACTGAGAGCAGGCAACCACGAGACCATCGCCAGCGGCGAGTCGTATGTGAACAAGGCGGATTGTCTTCACGTGATCGGATTGATCAAGGCTGTGCAGGGGGAGACGCCGGTGAAGGAGATTTGA
- a CDS encoding glycosyltransferase family 2 protein gives MTEHGTQQAGQVTLSLVVPVFNEEDSLDTFLRRINEVFQRQPLVDLELVFVNDGSTDATLERLLGHQRHDTRLRIVDLSRNFGKEAALSAGLQIAGGQIVVPIDADLQDPPEVILPMIERWREGYEVVLGHRVSRRSDTWAKQTSAHWFYRLHNRIAEQPLPENVGDFRLMDRCVVDALLTLPESRRFMKGLFAWVGFRTTHVDYERPERVAGQSKFNGWRLWNFALEGITSFSTEPLRVWTYVGAAVSLVSFAFAIFIVLRTLIHGVDMPGYASLMVAVTFLGGLQLIGIGVLGEYLGRTYIESKRRPVFLVRRVYDPKD, from the coding sequence TTGACTGAGCACGGAACGCAACAGGCCGGGCAGGTGACGTTGTCGCTGGTGGTCCCGGTTTTCAACGAAGAGGACAGCCTCGACACCTTTCTGCGGCGGATCAATGAAGTCTTCCAGCGGCAACCGTTGGTCGACCTTGAGCTGGTCTTCGTCAATGACGGCAGCACCGATGCCACCCTTGAGCGTCTGCTCGGGCATCAGCGGCACGATACGCGCCTGCGCATCGTCGATTTGAGCCGCAACTTCGGTAAAGAGGCGGCGTTGTCTGCCGGTCTGCAGATCGCGGGCGGGCAGATTGTCGTGCCGATCGATGCAGATTTGCAGGATCCGCCGGAAGTCATCCTGCCAATGATCGAGCGTTGGCGCGAAGGTTATGAAGTCGTGCTGGGGCATCGGGTCAGTCGCCGCAGCGACACTTGGGCCAAACAGACCTCGGCGCATTGGTTCTATCGCCTGCACAACCGCATCGCCGAACAACCGTTACCCGAGAATGTCGGCGATTTTCGTCTGATGGATCGCTGCGTGGTCGATGCCTTGCTGACGCTGCCCGAATCCCGGCGCTTCATGAAGGGCTTGTTCGCCTGGGTCGGTTTTCGCACCACGCACGTCGATTACGAACGCCCCGAGCGCGTGGCGGGGCAGAGTAAGTTCAACGGGTGGCGACTGTGGAATTTCGCGCTTGAAGGCATCACCAGCTTCAGCACCGAACCGCTGCGCGTCTGGACGTATGTGGGCGCGGCGGTGTCGCTCGTATCGTTTGCCTTCGCCATTTTCATTGTTTTACGCACGTTGATTCATGGCGTCGACATGCCTGGTTACGCGTCGCTGATGGTGGCGGTGACGTTTCTCGGCGGCTTGCAATTGATCGGCATCGGCGTGCTCGGTGAGTACCTGGGCCGCACCTATATCGAATCCAAACGCCGGCCGGTTTTTCTGGTGCGTCGCGTCTACGACCCCAAGGACTGA